A single region of the Hemiscyllium ocellatum isolate sHemOce1 chromosome 21, sHemOce1.pat.X.cur, whole genome shotgun sequence genome encodes:
- the LOC132825828 gene encoding tumor necrosis factor ligand superfamily member 15-like — protein MDTNGEDAVVMVEPAPRERQQDTQWRRTRLALACCVSCCLLLAMLSAYLLVKQLPVQEAGPQNSEMIAPPLDITEKPRAHLTVLAKEPSFTEIDGQFSALQWEDKNGLAFTEGQLIYQKPALIIPKKGSYFVYSQVSFRDTRRGVRNTTHITLIISKLTSSYPEPTLLLSSTRSLFGNQNHWKVTIYLGAIFQLQSGDRLVVNVSSVALVDITNDYKTYFGAFLL, from the exons ATGGACACAAACGGCGAAGACGCTGTGGTTATGGTGGAGCCGGCGCCCAGGGAGAGACAACAGGACACTCAGTGGAGACGCACTCGCCTGGCGCTCGCCTGCTGCGTGAGCTGCTGCTTGCTCCTGGCAATGCTGAGCGCCTACCTGCTGGTCAAACAGCTGCCTGTCCAGGAG GCTGGGCCACAGAATTCCGAAATGATTG CACCACCGTTGGACATCACTGAAAAACCCAGGGCTCATCTGACAG TTTTAGCCAAAGAACCTTCGTTTACTGAAATCGATGGTCAATTTTCTGCTCTGCAGTGGGAAGATAAGAACGGACTTGCTTTCACAGAAGGCCAGCTAATCTATCAGAAACCAGCGCTCATCATTCCGAAGAAAGGAAGTTACTTTGTTTACTCCCAGGTCTCATTCAGAGACACTAGGAGAGGGGTTAGAAACACTACCCATATCACTCTTATCATTAGCAAGTTAACCTCAAGTTAccctgaacccacactgttactGAGTTCCACCAGATCTCTCTTTGGAAATCAAAATCATTGGAAGGTGACCATTTATTTAGGAGCTATATTCCAGCTACAAAGCGGAGACAGGTTAGTAGTAAATGTCAGCAGTGTGGCTCTGGTTGATATTACCAATGATTATAAAACTTACTTTGGTGCATTTTTACTATGA